From Corvus cornix cornix isolate S_Up_H32 chromosome 17, ASM73873v5, whole genome shotgun sequence, the proteins below share one genomic window:
- the C17H9orf116 gene encoding UPF0691 protein C9orf116 homolog isoform X1: MLRARRRARTRRRRRRRRRRRKVSGAFRFLRDGAGSPRGRCAAIAPRPPRFVAGQRSVPASPAAPPWPAPSRRCPAAFRSSPSTAATGERCPGRGPAAPLPALPVLSPRRQPPAHPRFRTTNQSYGSRAPTVHELPSSFNILSHKFSDHLGKIGMVRNDGLNTSLEKSHCTGPDTFITAYEHLDFHPSYNPSGPSHCRDQPL; encoded by the exons ATGCTCCGAGCCCGCCGCAGGGCAcggacgaggaggaggaggaggaggaggaggagacggCGGAAGGTCAGCGGCGCTTTCCGCTTCCTGCGGGACGGGGCGGGCTCTCCCCGGGGCCGTTGCGCTGCGATCGCTCCCCGCCCTCCGCGTTTCGTCGCCGGGCAACGCTCCGTCCCCGCGTCCCCGGCGGCTCCGCCATGGCCGGCCCCGAGCAGGAGGTGCCCCGCCGCTTTCAGGAGCTCACCTTCTACCGCGGCTACGGGTGAGCGCTGCCccgggcgcggccccgccgccccgctccccgcgcTACCTGTGCTCTCCCCCCGCAGGCAGCCGCCGGCTCACCCCCGGTTCCGGACCACCAACCAGAGCTACGGCAGCAGGGCCCCCACGGTGCACGAGCTGCCG AGCTCCTTCAACATCCTCTCGCACAAGTTTTCGGATCATCTGGGCAAGATTGGCATGGTCAGGAACGACGGCCTGAACACGTCCCTGGAGAAGAGCCACTGCACCGGCCCCGACACGTTCATCACCGCCTACGAGCACCTGGACTTCCACCCCAGCTACAACCCCAGCGGCCCCTCGCACTGCAGGGACCAGCCGCTGTAG
- the DIPK1B gene encoding divergent protein kinase domain 1B: MRRIRRLVHLVLFCPFSKGLQGRLPGVKVKYLLVVWLGIFVGSWVAYMHYSSYSELCRGHVCRMIICDQYKKGIISGSTCKDLCEERSLLFQHCLSSSPSQQVYRGLWRDREVIIKCGIGDALRADSRPDSVPRRDVVLFDKPTRGTSMDEFKEMLLNFLKSKLGDQPSLPALVSRIITMADVNRDGKVSLAEAKSIWALLQLNEFLLMFSLHEKEHTAKLLGHCGDLYVTEKIPHTSLYGLDVPPFLQSLLPSIVHQLIHQWFAPAWPRRAKIAIGLLEFVEEIFHGTYGNFYICESSLRNVGYNDKYDFKMVNLRKVATEMTIRGFLKGRHCEQNGDCTYGQDCTATCDKLLKQCKSDMVQPNLAKVCALLQDYLLYGAPLELKEELQKQLRTCMTLSGLASQMEVHHSLVLNNLKTLLWKKISNTKYS, from the exons ATGCGGAGGATCCGGCGGCTGGTGCATCTGGTGCTGTTCTGCCCCTTCTCCAAGGGCCTGCAG GGCCGCCTCCCGGGCGTCAAGGTGAAGTACCTGCTGGTGGTGTGGCTGGGCATCTTCGTGGGCAGCTGGGTGGCCTACATGCACTACTCGTCCTACTCCGAGCTGTGCCGCGGCCACGTCTGCCGGATGATCATC TGTGACCAGTACAAGAAAGGGATCATTTCTGGCTCCACGTGCAAGGACCTGTGTGAGGAGCGCAGCCTCCTGTTCCAGCactgcctctcctcctcccccagccagCAG gtTTACAGAGGGCTCtggagggacagggaggtgatCATCAAATGTGGCATCGGGGACGCCCTGAGGGCCGACAGCCGCCCGGACTCTGTGCCCAGGAGGGACGTGGTGCTCTTCGACAAACCCACACGGGGAACCTCGATGGACGAGTTCAAGGAAATGCTCCTCAACTTCCTGAAG TCCAAGTTGGGGGATCAGCCGTCTCTCCCCGCTCTGGTGAGCCGGATCATCACCATGGCAGACGTGAACCGGGAcgggaaggtgtccctggcagAGGCCAAATCCATCTGGGCACTGCTTCAGCTCAACGAGTTCCTCCTCATGTTCTCCTTGCATGAGAAGGAGCACACGGCCAAGCTGCTGGGGCACTGTGGGGACCTTTATGTCACCGAGAAGATCCCGCACACCTCCCTCTACGGGCTGGATGTCCCTCCTTtcctgcagtccctgctgccTTCCATCGTCCACCAGCTTATCCACCAGTGGTTTGCGCCAGCCTGGCCCCGGCGCGCCAAGATCGCCATCGGCCTCCTGGAGTTCGTGGAGGAAATCTTCCACGGCACCTACGGGAACTTCTACATCTGCGAGAGCAGCCTCAGGAACGTGGGCTACAACGACAAGTACGACTTCAAAATGGTCAACCTGAGGAAGGTGGCGACGGAGATGACAATCAGAGGCTTCCTCAAGGGCCGGCACTGTGAGCAGAACGGGGACTGCACCTACGGGCAGGACTGCACGGCCACGTGTGACAAGCTCCTGAAGCAGTGCAAGAGTGACATGGTGCAGCCCAACCTGGCCAAGGTGTGCGCGCTGCTGCAGGACTATCTGCTCTACGGAGCTCCCCTGGAGctgaaggaagagctgcagaagcagctccGAACTTGCATGACCCTCAGCGGCCTGGCCAGCCAGATGGAAGTGCACCACTCCCTCGTGCTCAACAACCTCAAGACCTTGCTCTGGAAGAAGATTTCCAACACCAAATATTCCTAA
- the C17H9orf116 gene encoding UPF0691 protein C9orf116 homolog isoform X2, with amino-acid sequence MAGPEQEVPRRFQELTFYRGYGQPPAHPRFRTTNQSYGSRAPTVHELPSSFNILSHKFSDHLGKIGMVRNDGLNTSLEKSHCTGPDTFITAYEHLDFHPSYNPSGPSHCRDQPL; translated from the exons ATGGCCGGCCCCGAGCAGGAGGTGCCCCGCCGCTTTCAGGAGCTCACCTTCTACCGCGGCTACGG GCAGCCGCCGGCTCACCCCCGGTTCCGGACCACCAACCAGAGCTACGGCAGCAGGGCCCCCACGGTGCACGAGCTGCCG AGCTCCTTCAACATCCTCTCGCACAAGTTTTCGGATCATCTGGGCAAGATTGGCATGGTCAGGAACGACGGCCTGAACACGTCCCTGGAGAAGAGCCACTGCACCGGCCCCGACACGTTCATCACCGCCTACGAGCACCTGGACTTCCACCCCAGCTACAACCCCAGCGGCCCCTCGCACTGCAGGGACCAGCCGCTGTAG
- the MRPS2 gene encoding LOW QUALITY PROTEIN: 28S ribosomal protein S2, mitochondrial (The sequence of the model RefSeq protein was modified relative to this genomic sequence to represent the inferred CDS: inserted 1 base in 1 codon), whose product MAVPRLLRAAAPRLYSTVPVXATAPAATRPRAEDDKLLTEPLSHPDFFSVNELFTLKDLFDARVHLGHKKGCRHRFMEPYIFGCRLGQDIIDLDQTMQHLQLALNFTAHVAYRGGIILFVSRKRQFCHLVESTARACGEYAHTRYWQGGLLTNASIQFGPGVRLPDLLVFLSTLNNVFEPHVAIRDAAKMNIPTVGVVDTNCNPCLITYPIPGNDDTPAAVELYCKLFRMTIIRAKDKRRQSEAIEELRSKAKGN is encoded by the exons ATGGCGGTGCCGCGGCTCCTGCGGGCAG CAGCCCCGCGGCTCTACAGCACCGTCCCGG CGGCCACGGCCCCGGCAGCCACCCGGCCCCGCG CTGAGGATGACAAGCTGCTGACGGAGCCTCTCAGCCACCCCGACTTCTTCAGCGTGAATGAGCTCTTCACCCTGAAAGATCTCTTTGATGCTCGGGTACACCTGGGCCACAAAAAGGGATGTCGGCACAG GTTCATGGAGCCCTACATCTTCGGCTGCCGCCTGGGTCAGGACATCATCGACCTGGATCAGACCatgcagcacctgcagctggcCCTCAACTTCACAGCCCACGTCGCCTACCGCGGGGGCATCATCCTGTTCGTCAGCCGCAAGCGCCAGTTCTGCCACCTGGTCGAGAGCACAGCACGGGCCTGCGGGGAGTACGCGCACACCCGCTACTGGCAGGGAGGGCTCCTCACCAACGCCTCCATCCAGTTTGGCCCCGGTGTCCGCCTGCCCGACCTCCTCGTGTTCCTCAGCACCCTCAACAACGTCTTCGAGCCGCATGTGGCCATCCGGGATGCGGCCAAGATGAACATCCCCACCGTGGGGGTGGTGGACACAAACTGCAACCCGTGTTTGATCACCTACCCCATTCCCGGGAATGATGACACCCCCGCGGCCGTGGAGCTCTACTGCAAACTCTTCAGGATGACCATCATCCGTGCCAAGGACAAGAGGCGGCAGAGCGAGGCCATCGAGGAGCTGCGGAGCAAAGCCAAGGGCAATTAG